CCATATGGTGTTTCTCTACTAAAATCAATCAAGTAAACTGGCAAAAAACCATAGCTTTATATTTtaagatttgaaaaaaaaaagtcctGAAATGATAATTAATAGAGGCATGCAATTCCTTGAAACCCCTAATTGccaacatcatcaaaaccccgtTGTAGATAGAGGAAATTCTAAGCTTAATCATACAGATTCGAATTGTATTTAAGGTAGAGGGAAGCCAATAGCTGTCTATAATCATTCGCTAgaattaagaaaatttattttgtatgtatatataaaaaagaaaacttaCAGCGACTATGTCGCGGTCGCACCAGGGGATCTGATCGGCGCCAGTGAAGAAAGTGCTCACGGACTCGAAGAATTTGCCTAATTTTGCTTCCATTGTTTTTTATTTCCCTATTTCAACTTTCCTCCAGCAGAATAGAATAGAACAGCGAGTTTAAAAACTTTAAGGAAGAGGAGGTGGAGTGGGGAATGAAACCGGCTCTGGGTATTTAGTAATTCCAGAAGATATAAGGGACCAAGGTGTAATTTTGCATTAGTATATTAGCTTGAGGTAAACTATAGTTTAATTTCTctaattgaataaaatatttactttaatttttatatttttaaaaatttataatttaatttttaattattaaaaaaattataatttaattcctatctattaaattttataaaaatgatcAAAATATCCTTTCTGATAAAACAATCACCAAGTTTTACACAAGAAGGTTCGGTATTCGGTAATGGGCGACCCGGCAAGTCTAGACAAAAGCTGTGCGTGGTTATTGCACgcttaatttgattatttccaGATTGTGGAAAAGGATTGCTATGTGATTTTGGTGGATCGTGCATACTTTTGCAATACTATCGATTTCGATGCTCGTACGTCTGTTcactataatatttaaaatagtgTTATCAATTCACGAGATAGACGTTTGTTATAACAATTAATAGAATGGAGAAAAGGAGTTGGCTTTCTCTCGATTTTTATTGATAAAGAAGACGGAATGATTGTCAACAAGGGATAAGAGTTACTCTCATAGACATTACATTAAATTAAAGGGACTCAAGTGCAGTTCATCTTACAATTTACAATGACCCCTCTGCAGTGAATACGGTACCGTGTAGTTTCACACATACAAATCATCAGCGCAGCCCTAGCCTTTGAAGTTTCTGAACTGAAGATCCAGTGGCACAGATTTCAGACTCCTACTTAGAACCATTTTgtttctctttatttatttggaCAGTTCTCTTTTGATtgtaaattattcaattaattttggatattttgatgAGTTCATGAATGGCAGGTTCTGAAAACAAAATTTACCAAGTAAAATCAAGgccaattattatttaatgctCTTCTTTTTACGCAGTAGAGCAGTTGGACTCTGAGTCTCTTTTTTGTGATcaaattaaatctttaaattatttattttttcaatacaaaaatttcatttattaagTATCATCTTTTATTTCGACCAAAAAAATAtcatcttttaaaaatatttttatttattaatattgataTATAAATATTGATATCTCTATGTataatttgtttattaaattggAGACCATTTTTTAAACTAACtttgttttatatttatcaaatttacTACTAATTCTTTTCATAATTAATCACTCTGTATAAAAAATGCATGTAATATAATTAttctgatttaatttaatacccACTCTTTTGTTAAATAATTGTTTTTAAGAAAACAGTAAGAAGATATAATTAATCTCTTTTTCAATATGTATCTAATTTAGACCTAACacctaatttataaattaatataataaaattatattaaattaatgacatcataattaaataaaaaatatttaaagaatatattattatctttatattttggagtgctaatattttttcaattttttatagtgATGATTATTTTTGTTAGtttaataactttttataagaaataatttatttataaaatatatatttttctgtaaatttaaataaataaaaatataatagattttattttaataaaaagttaaaaaaatatcatattataaatttattatcttttttcattAATATTGTATATTTCCTGTGATACGAtgatttgaattttataaaaaatttaaaataaaatatgaaattttcataaaaccaaattagtattattattactattatttgcCTTCGACAACTTCTAAACATCACATTCTTTTCCCAAAAGACAACCACACTCCGCAGCCGCCAGTCCTCCTCTACTCCACAGCCGACAGCCACCATCTCTTCGTATCGGCGTCACCATCTCCTGCTTCAGCATTAATCGGCGCCACTAGGAGCAGGGTAGGTCGACTGTGCAGTAACTCCTCAATTTCACGCGCCGGCAGCTCCTTCCTCTTTCGCACACCGGGTCTGTCCTCcacgattttttttaattgtttagtTCTGAAATGCTTCTttgtatttgaaaatttaaagaattcaaGACTATTGTTATGGTTATAAGAAGCTAATAGCAAAACAGAGATGGTATATGCTTGTTCATCAGCCAAACCCTTATTGTCACTCATGCGCAGGGGAGGTACCTTCAACTTGGGACGGGTGTAGGAATTATATTCATAAACGGATTCGAGTTTGGGTACCTCCTCAATTTCACGGGTACCGTACCAGTTTACATCCCTATGGACATGAAACCCTCAATTTCACGGTTTCCATACTCAAGAAAGTTTGCCTTTATATAGTAATTGCTTATTTGAGAATCTTTTGAGTTTAATACTGAATAATTTTGCGTCAGAGTAGTCTCAATTGCAGAGTGGACCATATTAGGGGATTGAACCAGTTGGCACCACTCTTTATTCCTATCTCATGCAGCTACATGCTACATATAACAATCTTGCCATTTTGCTTCCCTATTTCCTTCTACCAGATTATATTCAAAGTAGTTTCTAACAAATCTCATTTCCTTCTATATCATGATCATGTGACCATCACAAACTGTGGCCTTCCTTGCTCGTTGCCAACAATGTACTGGCACCACCATGATCTgtaataaatgataaaatttggaATGATAATCTTGTTGCCATGTTTTTCTGCAAGTTTGGTTTGATTGGTTATTGATTTTCTCAGTTGTTCAGTACAATAGCATCAACAGAAATGGCTAGCCAACAGGAAAGGGAAAAGGATGTGCAGACCACAAATTCCCATGGTGTTAGAGAAATGGTAGAAGAGcagtataaaaaaatcaaagagcATGCAGAAACTTATCCTTATGTGTGGGCATCATATATAGTAGTGTATGGCGGCTTTGCCTTGTGGACTACCTACAGGTGGAGAAAACTAAGAAAGACCGAGGACAGGGTACGAGCTCTTCAAGAAAAACTGCGTAAACTTGTTGATTCTCAAGACTCTGCAATTTCAACTACAACAACTCATGAAAAGGCTCCTTCTTCCATTGATAAATCCTTACCCAAATAACTTATCTGATCTAACCCACATTCTGTGAGAAAGAAGCATCTCAAGTTCAGAATATGAATCTATGAATCTCCTTTCCCAAATATCTTCTCTACTTCAACTGTTGCCTTTCAGATATAAGCAAAGTGTGCTCGTCAGAATTTGGGTCTTCATTTTATATTTCACAGAATTTATTAACTCTCAAATTTAGCAGTAGAGCCAAATATTTTGTTAAAGGCTTGAGTGAgttcttttaagtttttttgTTTCCGTTTGGACTCTTCTTTGATGATATGCAATACATGGCTCCAGACAGAGCAACATAGCATCTGATACGTGTAAACTTTCGAGCATGTAGATGCAAGTGATAATTGGCGATGGCATTGGAAAATTGACGTTTTTGCAGGATGGTGCATGCCTTTTGCTTGGAAAATTTATTTTGGCAGTTCCAATGTCTCATGGAGATGGGAATTAGTCATTAGTTATGACATGTGAGAACAGcaataaaaaatttcagaatttcAATGGCCGGTTTCATAATTTTGTATTAGTTGTTGCAACAATGCATGTATGGCATCTTAACGAGGGGGAAAAATGGAATTGCCTTTCTATAATTTGTTTAACTTGATTCCTTGTATGGGAGGTTAGTGGTTGAATTGTGCCTATGTATAATTTGATTCCTTGATTCCCAAcatttatgtttatttttagGGAAATTTTTCTTAGTGCGAAATGTATAAATCTTCTGGAAATTATTAGATGAATAGGAAAGCTTGTATTCTGAGCTCACTCAGCCCATGCTGTGAACTATGTATCGATGGCTTTTTCCCATTACCAATAAAAGCTTCATAAGAGCTGAGATGCCAAGAAACCTTCAGAGCTTCATTTCAACCTTCACTGATACTTCAATCGGCCATGTTTTAAGAGGTTATTACAAAAAGCATTTAGGCAATAACCACCGCCATATCTAAAGAAAACATAAAGGTGCACTTCAAAAATGATGAGCAGTTGGCGACAAATGGATGTCAGATTTGGGGGAAATAAG
The Manihot esculenta cultivar AM560-2 chromosome 1, M.esculenta_v8, whole genome shotgun sequence genome window above contains:
- the LOC110600147 gene encoding uncharacterized protein LOC110600147, whose translation is MASQQEREKDVQTTNSHGVREMVEEQYKKIKEHAETYPYVWASYIVVYGGFALWTTYRWRKLRKTEDRVRALQEKLRKLVDSQDSAISTTTTHEKAPSSIDKSLPK